Sequence from the Clostridium saccharobutylicum DSM 13864 genome:
ATAGTTTTATCAGTAATCATTATTCAAGGTTTATTTCGTGCTGGTAATGTTACACCTTTATTTTCAATAGGTCCAGCAATATTTTATAAAGAAGGATTGCTATTTGCATTAGATATTGGGATAAATATATTAAATATTTTACTAAGCTTTTCTGTGTTGGTTCTCACTACAAAGCCATCAGACTTAGTTGAAGATTTTGTAAGAATTGGACTTTCACCACGTTTTGGTTATGTGCTTATATCAGTGTTTCAAATTATTCCTCAGATGACAGAAACAATGGCAACTATTACAGATGCACAACGAAGCAGGGGAATGGAAACTGAAGGTAATCTTATTACTCGTATTAGAGCATTTTTTCCACTTATCTCTCCAGTAGTAATGAGTTCACTTGTAAATACAAGGGAACGTGCTATTGCATTAGAAGTAAGAGGGTTTAATTCTAAAGAGAAAAAAACTTTTTTAAATGAAGAACATAAAACAAGAATGGATATAGTGATTAGAATTATTTTAGTATTTGCTATTGTAATTTCAATTATTGGGAAGGTGATTATATGGCTAAGATAATGGTAGAACATTTAAAATATAGATATCCCCAGACAGATAAACTAGTCCTAAATGATATTTCATTTACAATAGAACCAGGTGAATTCATAGGGATTGTTGGAAAAAATAATTCTGGAAAGAGCACTTTATGTCAAGCTTTCGTAGGACTTGTACCTACATTTTATAAAGGGGCATATGGTGGAAAAGTATTTATTGATGATATGGAAGTTTCCAAAAGTGATATTTCAGAGGTATGTAAAAAGGTTGGAATCGTATTTCAAAATCCATTTAATCAAGTAACAGGTTCTAAAATGAGTGTATATGAGGAGATTGCATTTGGACTAGAAAATATGGGGATTCCACGTGGAGAAATGATAGAACGTATAGATGAAGCAATGGAATTATTAGATATTAGTAAATATAAAGATAGAAATTCTTTTGATCTATCAGGAGGCCAAATGCAGAGAATGGCAATTGCCAGTATTATTGCAATGCGCCCAGAGGTAATTATTCTTGATGAACCAACTTCTCAATTAGATCCACAAGGAAGTGAAGAAGTGTTTCAAGCGGTGCAAGCTTTGAGTAAAAAAGGCATAACAATTATTATGGTTGAACATAAAATAGAGAAGATTGCACAGTATAGCGACAAAGTTATGCTGCTTAATGATGGAAAGTTAATACACTTTGATACACCACAACAAATATTCTCAATGGATAATATTTTAGAATACGGAATAGCACCACCAGCATTTACACAAATTTGTAGAGGATTAAAAATTTATAATAAAGAAATTGGATTGTATCCAGTAACTTTAGATGAAGCACAAAATATTCTTTCATCAAAGCAGATTGGAGGAATGTTAAATGAGTAAAATTGAAATAAAAAATTTATCATTTTCTTATATTGAAAATGAACCTATTTTAGAAAATATTAATTTAGTAATCGACGAAAGATCAACAGCAATAGTGGGTCAAAATGGAGCAGGAAAAACAACTTTTGTAAAATTACTAAAGGGGTTATTAAAACCAGATGAAGGGGACATTTTGTTAAATGATGTGAGCATAAAGTCCATGACAGTAGCAAAACTAGCAAAGCGCATTGGTTTAGTTTTTCAAAATCCAAATGATCAAATTTTCAAAAACAAAGTAATTGATGAAGTTATGTTTGGACCATTAAATATTGGAATGACTAAGGAAGATGCAATTAGAAATTCTAAGAAAGCACTAGAAATGGTTGGATTAAGCAGTAAAATAGACAATAATCCATATGATTTAGGGCTTTCCGAGAGAAAATTAATTACAATTGCATCTGTTCTTGCAATGAATACAGATGTAGTTATTTTTGATGAACCAACAATAGCGCAAGATTTTTCTGGAAAAGAGTTAATTAAATCGATAATAAGACAATTAAAAGATGAAGGAAAGATTGTCCTTACAATTATTCATGATATGGATTTTGTGGCAGAAACTTTTGAAAGAACCGTTGTTTTTGCAAAGGGAAATGTGCTACTTGACTGCGATACAAGAGATGTTTTTTCTAAAGGTGAAATACTTAAAAAAGCATATCTTGAAGAGCCTAATGTTACAAAACTATGCAGAGCTTTAGGGTATGATGAAACATTTTTGACAGTAAATGAATTTGTTGAATTTAGAAAAAATAATCACTTATAAAAAAGTGATTAAGCAAAAGAATAATTACGCTGATATTAGTGTTTGAAGTATAAATTATATAATATATATGTTGAAAATTGAAATCTAAATTAAAACTATGTACTATATAACTAAATCATAGTGCAACATATATACATTAATATTAGTATGTAAATGAAGGTGAATTTAATGTTATTGAAAGAGAAATTTATTAAAAAACATATTTTATTGTTTAGTTTTATATTAGCAATATTTATGCTTTTTGTGGTAGATTTTTTGAAAATTCCAAATCCTAATGTTGTTTTACTTGCAGTTATGGTATATTTGACTTTCCTTGGAGGGTTTAGATGTGGAATTTTAAGTGGGTTTACTGTTATAAGTTATTCTATATACTTTTTTTCAATACAGCATAACTTTATAAGTTTTTCTATTGAAAATTTTAAAAAGGTTATTATAATTATGCTAGTTGTTCCTGTATTAATTTTAATAGTTGGAACTTTAAAAAAGCAGTATGTTTTGAAAACTAAAGAATTGCAATTAGCGAATAAAGAATTAAAAAGAATAGCAAGAATAGATTCTTTAACTGGTGTTGCAAATAGACGTTATTTTGATGAAGTTTTATTAAATGAATATAATAGTGCTATTCGTCAACGAAGTTTTCTTTCTTTATTAATGATAGATGTAGATTTTTTTAAAAATTATAATGATAATTATGGTCATGTTCTAGGAGATGAGTGCTTAAAATTAGTTATACAGGCAATATCTAAAGAGCTTTATCATCCAGAGAATTTTATTGCACGATATGGTGGAGAAGAATTTGTAGTTTTACTTCCCAATACAGATGATAAAGGAGCAATAATCTTGGCTGAGAAAATAGTTGAATCAGTTTTTTCTTATAAAATACCCCATTGTGCATCAAAAAATTGCAGTTATATAACAGTCAGTATCGGTGTTACAACACTGACTAACTTTGAAGAAGAAAATGCATTGAACTTGCTAAATGGTGCAGATAAAGCACTATATTTAGCTAAAAAAAATGGCCGTAATCAAAGCAGGTTCTTTAAAATTTAAAATATATTTTAGAAAATAAAAGTACTCTTATTGCTACATTGCAATAAGAGTACTTTTATTTTCGGTTAGTTATAATATAAATTTTAAGTTATTATGCGGCTTTCTCAATAGATTCTAGATACTCTTTAGCTTTTATGGAATTATATTTTCCTTCCCACTTTGATATAACAACAACTGCTAGAGAATTACCTAATACATTTACAGCAGTTCTAGCCATATCAAGTATACGATCTATTCCTGCTATGAAAGCTAAACCTTCAACAGGAATTCCAACTGAACCAAGTGTAGCTAGAAGAACTACAAAAGATACGCCCGGCACTCCTGCTATGCCTTTTGAAGTAAGCATCAATACAATAACTAAATTGATTTGAGCAGATATAGATAAATTAATACCATATAATTGTGCTATAAATAGAGCAGCAATAGCTTGGTAAAGTGTAGAACCATCTAAATTAAATGAATAACCTGTTGGGACTACAAATGTTGCAATAGCTTTAGGACATCCGAATTTCTCCATCTTCTCCATGATTTTAGGTAGAACTGTCTCTGAACTTGCAGTACTATAAGCAAGTATAAGTTCGTTCTTTAAAATTTTCATGATTGAAAATATACTTGTCCCAACTAACTTTGCAATTAATCCTAATACTACTAGTATAAAAATAATCATTGAACCGTAAGTAGTAATTACTAATTTTCCAAGTGGAATTAAAGATGAAAGTCCAAACTTAGAAACTGTTACACCAATTAAAGCAAATACTCCAAAAGGTGCTGTTTTCATTATTTGATTTGTTACCCAAAACATTGCATCAGCTGTACCTTGAGCAATCTTTATAACAGGCTTTCCTTTTTCACCAATTGCAGCAATTCCTAAACCAAACATAACTGAAAAGAAAATAACTGAAAGCATATCTCCTTTTGCAAGTGATTCAAAAATATTAGTAGGTACAATATTTATAAATGTATCTGCAAAACTATGATGAGATACAGTTTCTGCAGTGTTTACATAACTATCAATACTAGATGTAGTAAGACTTTGCATATTTATCCCTGTACCTGGATGCACAACGTTAGCTATTAAAAGTCCTATTACAATAGCAATAGTAGTTACAACTTCAAAATAAAGAAGAGTCTTTCCTCCAAGTCTTCCAACTTGTTTAATATCTCCTGTTCCAGCAATACCAACAACAAGTGATGAAAACACAATTGGAACCACTATCATTTTAATTAGCCTAATAAAAATGTCTCCAATAGGTTTTAAATACCATTCAACAGCTGGATTACCATAAAATAATCCGCCTACTATAATTCCAAGTATAAGTCCAACAAGAATTTGTAATGCCAGACTTAATTTAATTTTCTTCATACTTATTCCCCCTTTTTAAGTAAAAAAATTAAAATAAACAAAAAATAAGATTGAATATGACACTTGATTTGCATTGTGTTGCAAATTTACATAAAAATCATACCAACATTTTGAATTATAACACAAAAAATGAATAATGTCTCTATAAATTATTCATTTTTTAAAATAAAGAATACGATTTTTTTCTGGTGGTCAATTAATTAAAAACATTACTGTCTGGCTATTATTATTTTTGCAAGCTGAATATTGCGCGTTACAACAATAATAATGGCTTTAATACATAGTTATAATTTATATTATGATATATTGGACTAGAAATAATATTGTATATTAAGGTTAATTTGTAGTTGAATTTAAATATTAAAATGAATAAAAGATACTAATTTTATGCAATTCTTTTGCTATGTCAATTCATTTCTTAAAGAATATTGATACTGAGATAATAGTAGCATTTTAAAATATTTAGAATATACTTTGTAGTGTTGTGTATCATTTGATTTGCTGGTAAAATATGTTTTGGACTTGTTTACCATTAATATTATGATTTATATGATAGTGACAATATAAGTGAGATATCACGAATGTTTTAAGGGGGTAGAATATTGGCTGGAACTAGAAATCTAACAGAAGGTAATCCTGCTAAATTAATATTATTATTTACTGTTCCTTTGTTAATAGGAAATATATTTCAACAATTTTATAATATAGCTGATACATTTATTGTTGGTCGTACTATAGGCATTAATGCTTTAGCAGCTGTTGGCTGTACAGGTAGTATAATGTTTTTGATAGTAGGATTTGCTCAAGGTTTAACAGCTGGACTTACAATTATTACAGCTCAAAAATTTGGTGCAGATGATAAACAGGGAGTTAAAGAAAGTTATTTTGTAGGTATACTAATTAGTTTGATATTAACTATAATTCTTACAACTATAAGTACAATTTTTGCTAGACCTATATTAGAATTAATGAATACACCAGCAGAAATTATAGATGATGCATATAATTTTGTGTTTATCATATTTCTTGGAATAATAGCATCAATGTTTTTTAATTTCTTCTCAAACATTATTCGTGCTTTAGGAGATAGTAGAACACCATTAGTATATTTAGTAGTAGCTTGTATTTTAAATATAATATTAGAGTTTGGCTTTATTTTAATATTTAAAATGGGAGTAAGAGGAGCAGCACTTGCAACTGTTATAGCACAAGGTGTTTCAGCTTTATTATGTATATGGTACATAAAAAGGAACTTACCAGTACTTAAGCTTACAAAGAGTGATTTAAAAATATCAAAGGATGTTTTTATTGAACATGTAAGGATGGCTTTACCAATGGGATTCCAAGCATCTATAATTGCAATTGGAGCTATTATAGTACAATTTGCACTTAATAGTCTTGGTGCTGTTTCTGTTGCTGCATATACAGCAGCTCAAAAAATTGATACTATTGCAATTCAGCCTATGATGTCTTTTGGAATTACAATGGCTACCTATACAGCTCAAAATTATGGTGCTGGAAAAATTGAAAGAATAAAAGAAGGTGTAAGAAAATGCATTCTTATATCAATGTCCTTCAGCATTATTGTAGGACTTACTAATACACTTGGAGGACATTTCTTTACAGCAATTTTTGTTGGATATGACCAAAAAGAAGTTATTTCATTATCACAATTATATTTAACGTCTAATGGACTTTGTTATTTTATACTTTCACTGCTTTTTATATATAGGTATACGCTTCAAGGCTTAGGCCAAAGCTTTATTCCAACTGTCGCAGGTATTATGGAGCTGTTGATGAGAACATTTGCTGCAATAGAGTTATCTAAGCCATTAGGTTTTTTAGGTGTATCATTATCAAATCCGCTAGCATGGTTTGGAGCATGTATTCCACTTATTAGTGCATACTATATTACTATAAAGAAGGTAAGTAATGAACATTTGGAAAAAGAACATTATGAAAATGATAATGAAACAGGTACATGTAGCTGTGTGAATAAGTAATAATATAATAAAAAAGATGGTTTTCGCACCATCTTTTTTATTTGGAAAAAAATGTAAAATGGTTTATAATTAACTTAATATAGATAAAAAAATTAAGAACTGGAATTATAGTTAGAAT
This genomic interval carries:
- a CDS encoding energy-coupling factor transporter transmembrane component T family protein, whose amino-acid sequence is MKSISLYEDKNSVINMLAPMTKVIYIITALIVPFILSSRIISLAFIGISILILIIGKVLKKIVPIVGFSAIIVLSVIIIQGLFRAGNVTPLFSIGPAIFYKEGLLFALDIGINILNILLSFSVLVLTTKPSDLVEDFVRIGLSPRFGYVLISVFQIIPQMTETMATITDAQRSRGMETEGNLITRIRAFFPLISPVVMSSLVNTRERAIALEVRGFNSKEKKTFLNEEHKTRMDIVIRIILVFAIVISIIGKVIIWLR
- a CDS encoding energy-coupling factor ABC transporter ATP-binding protein, with the protein product MAKIMVEHLKYRYPQTDKLVLNDISFTIEPGEFIGIVGKNNSGKSTLCQAFVGLVPTFYKGAYGGKVFIDDMEVSKSDISEVCKKVGIVFQNPFNQVTGSKMSVYEEIAFGLENMGIPRGEMIERIDEAMELLDISKYKDRNSFDLSGGQMQRMAIASIIAMRPEVIILDEPTSQLDPQGSEEVFQAVQALSKKGITIIMVEHKIEKIAQYSDKVMLLNDGKLIHFDTPQQIFSMDNILEYGIAPPAFTQICRGLKIYNKEIGLYPVTLDEAQNILSSKQIGGMLNE
- a CDS encoding energy-coupling factor ABC transporter ATP-binding protein — encoded protein: MSKIEIKNLSFSYIENEPILENINLVIDERSTAIVGQNGAGKTTFVKLLKGLLKPDEGDILLNDVSIKSMTVAKLAKRIGLVFQNPNDQIFKNKVIDEVMFGPLNIGMTKEDAIRNSKKALEMVGLSSKIDNNPYDLGLSERKLITIASVLAMNTDVVIFDEPTIAQDFSGKELIKSIIRQLKDEGKIVLTIIHDMDFVAETFERTVVFAKGNVLLDCDTRDVFSKGEILKKAYLEEPNVTKLCRALGYDETFLTVNEFVEFRKNNHL
- a CDS encoding GGDEF domain-containing protein; protein product: MLLKEKFIKKHILLFSFILAIFMLFVVDFLKIPNPNVVLLAVMVYLTFLGGFRCGILSGFTVISYSIYFFSIQHNFISFSIENFKKVIIIMLVVPVLILIVGTLKKQYVLKTKELQLANKELKRIARIDSLTGVANRRYFDEVLLNEYNSAIRQRSFLSLLMIDVDFFKNYNDNYGHVLGDECLKLVIQAISKELYHPENFIARYGGEEFVVLLPNTDDKGAIILAEKIVESVFSYKIPHCASKNCSYITVSIGVTTLTNFEEENALNLLNGADKALYLAKKNGRNQSRFFKI
- a CDS encoding cation:dicarboxylate symporter family transporter, whose translation is MKKIKLSLALQILVGLILGIIVGGLFYGNPAVEWYLKPIGDIFIRLIKMIVVPIVFSSLVVGIAGTGDIKQVGRLGGKTLLYFEVVTTIAIVIGLLIANVVHPGTGINMQSLTTSSIDSYVNTAETVSHHSFADTFINIVPTNIFESLAKGDMLSVIFFSVMFGLGIAAIGEKGKPVIKIAQGTADAMFWVTNQIMKTAPFGVFALIGVTVSKFGLSSLIPLGKLVITTYGSMIIFILVVLGLIAKLVGTSIFSIMKILKNELILAYSTASSETVLPKIMEKMEKFGCPKAIATFVVPTGYSFNLDGSTLYQAIAALFIAQLYGINLSISAQINLVIVLMLTSKGIAGVPGVSFVVLLATLGSVGIPVEGLAFIAGIDRILDMARTAVNVLGNSLAVVVISKWEGKYNSIKAKEYLESIEKAA
- a CDS encoding MATE family efflux transporter → MAGTRNLTEGNPAKLILLFTVPLLIGNIFQQFYNIADTFIVGRTIGINALAAVGCTGSIMFLIVGFAQGLTAGLTIITAQKFGADDKQGVKESYFVGILISLILTIILTTISTIFARPILELMNTPAEIIDDAYNFVFIIFLGIIASMFFNFFSNIIRALGDSRTPLVYLVVACILNIILEFGFILIFKMGVRGAALATVIAQGVSALLCIWYIKRNLPVLKLTKSDLKISKDVFIEHVRMALPMGFQASIIAIGAIIVQFALNSLGAVSVAAYTAAQKIDTIAIQPMMSFGITMATYTAQNYGAGKIERIKEGVRKCILISMSFSIIVGLTNTLGGHFFTAIFVGYDQKEVISLSQLYLTSNGLCYFILSLLFIYRYTLQGLGQSFIPTVAGIMELLMRTFAAIELSKPLGFLGVSLSNPLAWFGACIPLISAYYITIKKVSNEHLEKEHYENDNETGTCSCVNK